The Methanocalculus alkaliphilus genome segment CCCGAGATCCTCGGGATTGCATCAGAGGATGGAACCTCTGTCGAACTGATCGAGCGGTTTGACTGTATCGGGGGGGCGATGTGGGTGAGGCATCACTACGCGAAGAGCCCCCTTGTCCGGCATGTCAGGACCCTCGGGCTGACGAACCGGTACTTTTTAACACCCGGGGCAGTGGATCTCGATCTCGTCGGTTCACGCTTCCCCGCTGGTATTGCCAGGGTTTCAGCCTCTGACTCTGAGATCGGGATCACCTACATCGGGATGGGTGGTGGTGGCGTCGGGGCTTCCATCTGCCGTGCCGGTGCAACAGGCGTGATCCGCTCGGAATCGGATCCCTGTGGTGGTGGAAAGATTGCAGGCTCACGGATCGTCCTTCCACGCCGCCAGCGGCTGATCATTGGTGTTGACGATACCGATACCCCTGATGCAGGGGCAACCTGGACCCTCTGCCATAATATCGCAGAGGCAGTCTGCGACGATGCGACCCGATACCTCTCCCATACCATCACCCAGCTCTACCCTGTCGCCTACAGGACGAAGAACTGTGTCGCGGTTGCGTGCGAATTTGCAACGGCCGACCCTGCCGGATGTATCGATCGGTTTGAGAACCTTCTCATGGAGCATACCCTCTCCGATGAGACCGGGATGGCGGCATACACCGGGTTTGATCCCTCCCCTCTCCTTGAGTATGGCTGGAAGGTGAAACGTGGTGAGATCACCCGGTCGGAGATGGACGACCTCCTCCCGCTTCTCGATGTCAGAGCCGCCGGGCGGGGGCTGATCGGTGCAGTTGCGGCGATTCCGTTTGCG includes the following:
- the mmp11 gene encoding methanogenesis marker protein 11, coding for MQSINDPYSIIYPEILGIASEDGTSVELIERFDCIGGAMWVRHHYAKSPLVRHVRTLGLTNRYFLTPGAVDLDLVGSRFPAGIARVSASDSEIGITYIGMGGGGVGASICRAGATGVIRSESDPCGGGKIAGSRIVLPRRQRLIIGVDDTDTPDAGATWTLCHNIAEAVCDDATRYLSHTITQLYPVAYRTKNCVAVACEFATADPAGCIDRFENLLMEHTLSDETGMAAYTGFDPSPLLEYGWKVKRGEITRSEMDDLLPLLDVRAAGRGLIGAVAAIPFATRFDEALLLCDGTN